A window from Streptomyces subrutilus encodes these proteins:
- a CDS encoding ferritin-like domain-containing protein yields MLSARSLFQEIVDHDDSFQLFCSIAASGESQGGWENARIAALVPDGMRDLAPKITRHGADEDKHGRIFNALLRKRGLAPVPVPPETDYTMLLERRGIGLAHDKLRREERLTERDVLVYLAHSRVTEQRAADQMALLVRHFGDHPEVGRAVRMICNDEDNHLAYCHEELLRLARAGHGPAIRGVLRESALAEIAVHRDVSLAVMGRMGRLLRWPAPKAAALAAGIRAVHAHERFAGWHRMVDLREPQRRDALGGPPVTAPEFA; encoded by the coding sequence ATGCTCTCTGCCCGCAGCCTGTTCCAGGAGATCGTCGACCACGACGACTCCTTCCAGCTGTTCTGCTCCATCGCCGCCAGCGGGGAGTCCCAGGGCGGCTGGGAGAACGCGCGGATCGCGGCCCTGGTACCGGACGGCATGCGCGACCTCGCACCCAAGATCACCCGGCACGGCGCCGACGAGGACAAGCACGGGCGGATCTTCAACGCCCTGCTGCGCAAGCGCGGACTGGCGCCCGTCCCCGTGCCCCCCGAGACCGACTACACGATGCTGCTGGAGCGGCGCGGCATCGGGCTGGCGCACGACAAGCTGCGCCGCGAGGAGCGGCTCACCGAGCGGGACGTCCTCGTCTACCTCGCCCACAGCCGGGTCACCGAACAGCGGGCCGCCGACCAGATGGCCCTGCTGGTGCGCCACTTCGGCGACCACCCCGAGGTCGGCAGGGCCGTCCGCATGATCTGCAACGACGAGGACAACCACCTCGCCTACTGCCACGAGGAACTGCTGCGCCTGGCCCGGGCCGGCCACGGGCCGGCCATCCGGGGCGTGCTGCGCGAGAGCGCGCTCGCCGAGATCGCCGTCCACCGCGACGTCAGCCTCGCCGTCATGGGCCGCATGGGACGCCTGCTGCGCTGGCCCGCGCCGAAGGCGGCCGCGCTCGCCGCGGGCATCCGCGCGGTCCACGCCCACGAGCGGTTCGCCGGCTGGCACCGGATGGTGGACCTGCGCGAGCCGCAGCGCCGCGACGCACTGGGCGGCCCGCCGGTGACCGCGCCCGAGTTCGCGTAG
- a CDS encoding SCO1664 family protein, protein MPPPERLPAPGVSTTGEREELLARGELTVVGQIREASNAVLLCTVTHAGVSADCVYKPVKGERPLWDFPDGNLARREVAAYLVSEATGWGLVPETVLRDGPYGEGMVQRWIESAAPEGDGDDAPEGGLLALVEGEEAGEGWKPVALAEVGEGRTALLVHADDPRLRRMAVLDAVINNGDRKGGHLLPAPDGRLYGIDHGVTFHTEDKLRTLLWGWAGEPLTDEAREVLASLAAGLADGAPLATRLAELVTAVELMAVRDRVAQLLRTGTHPEPSGQWPSIPWPPV, encoded by the coding sequence CTGCCCCCGCCAGAACGGCTACCGGCGCCAGGCGTGAGCACCACGGGGGAACGCGAGGAACTGCTCGCCCGGGGCGAACTGACCGTCGTCGGACAGATCCGCGAGGCGTCCAACGCGGTCCTGCTGTGCACCGTCACCCATGCGGGGGTGAGCGCGGACTGCGTGTACAAGCCGGTCAAGGGCGAGCGGCCGCTGTGGGACTTCCCCGACGGGAACCTCGCCCGGCGCGAGGTCGCCGCCTACCTGGTCTCCGAGGCCACCGGCTGGGGGCTCGTACCGGAGACCGTGCTGCGCGACGGCCCGTACGGCGAGGGCATGGTGCAGCGCTGGATCGAGTCGGCGGCGCCGGAGGGCGACGGCGACGACGCCCCCGAGGGCGGGCTGCTGGCCCTGGTCGAGGGCGAGGAGGCGGGGGAGGGCTGGAAGCCCGTCGCCCTGGCCGAGGTCGGCGAGGGCCGCACCGCGCTGCTCGTGCACGCCGACGACCCGCGGCTGCGCCGGATGGCGGTGCTCGACGCGGTGATCAACAACGGCGACCGCAAGGGCGGCCACCTGCTGCCCGCCCCGGACGGCCGCCTCTACGGCATCGACCACGGGGTGACCTTCCACACCGAGGACAAACTGCGCACCCTGCTGTGGGGCTGGGCGGGGGAGCCGCTGACGGACGAGGCGCGCGAGGTGCTCGCCTCGCTGGCGGCCGGCCTGGCCGACGGGGCGCCGCTGGCCACCCGGCTGGCCGAACTGGTCACGGCGGTCGAGCTGATGGCCGTACGCGACCGGGTGGCCCAATTGCTGCGCACCGGGACGCATCCGGAGCCCTCGGGGCAGTGGCCGTCGATCCCGTGGCCACCGGTCTGA
- the corA gene encoding magnesium/cobalt transporter CorA: MYRDGRRSEAPEDFSEALAEARATGDAFLWVGMHEPSEAEFDHVRREFGLHPLAVEDALTAHQRPKLEVYDDSLFVVLKPVRYDDDRDTVTTGELMVFMGDSFVVTVRHGEESPLAAVRRRLEHEPDVLRHGPTAVLYAVSDAVVDEYIEVAAELQADLEELEAEVFAPNTPDSKNTASRIYAFKRQVLEFRRATSPLLQPMDRLAFGNVPFVHEHARPFFRDVADHLTKANEYIEGLDRLLSDALSAHLAQMGVRQNDDMRKISAWAAMAAVPTMLAGIYGMNFDHMPELTWTWGYPAVVALMVGVCLGLHRLFKRRGWL; this comes from the coding sequence ATGTACCGGGACGGCCGGCGCTCCGAGGCGCCCGAGGACTTCTCGGAGGCCCTGGCCGAGGCGCGGGCCACCGGCGACGCCTTCCTCTGGGTCGGCATGCACGAGCCGAGCGAGGCCGAGTTCGACCACGTCCGGCGCGAGTTCGGGCTCCACCCGCTGGCCGTGGAGGACGCGCTGACCGCGCACCAGCGCCCGAAGCTGGAGGTGTACGACGACTCCCTGTTCGTCGTCCTGAAGCCGGTGCGGTACGACGACGACCGCGACACGGTCACCACCGGCGAGCTGATGGTGTTCATGGGCGACTCGTTCGTGGTCACCGTCCGGCACGGCGAGGAGTCGCCGCTGGCCGCGGTGCGGCGCCGGCTGGAGCACGAGCCCGACGTGCTGCGGCACGGTCCGACGGCGGTGCTGTACGCGGTGTCCGACGCCGTGGTGGACGAGTACATCGAGGTGGCGGCCGAGCTCCAGGCGGACCTGGAGGAGCTGGAGGCCGAGGTCTTCGCCCCGAACACCCCGGACAGCAAGAACACGGCCTCGCGGATCTACGCCTTCAAACGGCAGGTGCTGGAGTTCCGCCGGGCGACGAGCCCGCTGCTCCAGCCCATGGACCGGCTGGCCTTCGGCAACGTGCCCTTCGTGCACGAGCACGCCCGGCCGTTCTTCCGCGACGTGGCCGACCACCTGACGAAGGCGAACGAGTACATCGAGGGGCTGGACCGGCTGCTGTCGGACGCGCTGTCCGCGCACCTGGCGCAGATGGGCGTCCGGCAGAACGACGACATGCGCAAGATCTCGGCGTGGGCGGCGATGGCCGCGGTCCCGACGATGCTGGCCGGGATCTACGGGATGAACTTCGACCACATGCCCGAGCTGACCTGGACCTGGGGCTATCCGGCGGTGGTCGCGCTGATGGTCGGCGTGTGCCTGGGCCTGCACCGGCTGTTCAAGCGGCGCGGCTGGCTGTAG
- a CDS encoding glycerol-3-phosphate dehydrogenase/oxidase: protein MSSPQSVPALGAHPTAGSNASRAETREQLAKATYDLLVIGGGILGTSVAWHAAQSGLRVAMVDAGDFAGATSSASSKLVHGGLRYLQTGAVKLVAENHHERRVLAKDVAPHLVNPLTFYLPVYKGGPVGAAKLGAGVFAYSALSAFGDGMGKVISPARAVADNPGLKTDNLKAVAVYYDHQMNDSRVAVMTVRAAVESGAVVLNHAEVTGLRMTRGRVSGAELKDRLDGTEFGVDARVVLNATGPWVDHLRRMEDKHALPSIRLSKGAHIVMKRTSPWKAAMATPIDKYRITFALPWEDQLLLGTTDEVYEGDPGDVRATESDIEQILDEAAFSVKDADLDRSLMTYAFAGLRVLPGGPGGVEKAKRETVVSEGAGGMLSVAGGKWTTYRHIGRVVMDKLAKLPGSPLTEDMEPVKSLVRRIALPGVANPNAVAHRLLVDREPGTRMDPLTARHLASHYGSLAFDIARLANEDPALAERIHPDGPEIWAQVAYARDNEWAETVDDVLRRRTTVTIRGLDDAAVRARVEEMLGGKA, encoded by the coding sequence ATGAGCAGCCCGCAGAGCGTCCCCGCACTGGGCGCGCACCCGACCGCCGGTTCGAACGCGAGCCGCGCCGAGACCCGTGAGCAGCTGGCGAAGGCCACGTACGACCTGCTGGTCATCGGCGGTGGAATCCTGGGCACCTCGGTGGCCTGGCACGCCGCGCAGTCGGGGCTGCGGGTCGCCATGGTGGACGCCGGCGACTTCGCCGGCGCCACCTCCTCCGCCTCCTCCAAGCTGGTCCACGGCGGTCTGCGCTACCTGCAGACCGGCGCGGTCAAGCTGGTCGCCGAGAACCACCACGAGCGCCGGGTGCTGGCCAAGGACGTGGCCCCGCACCTGGTCAACCCGCTCACCTTCTACCTGCCGGTCTACAAGGGCGGCCCGGTCGGCGCGGCCAAGCTGGGTGCGGGCGTCTTCGCCTACTCCGCCCTCTCGGCCTTCGGCGACGGCATGGGCAAGGTGATATCGCCGGCCCGCGCCGTCGCCGACAACCCGGGCCTGAAGACGGACAACCTCAAGGCCGTCGCGGTCTACTACGACCACCAGATGAACGACTCCCGCGTCGCCGTCATGACGGTCCGCGCGGCCGTCGAGTCGGGCGCGGTCGTCCTCAACCACGCCGAGGTCACCGGCCTGCGCATGACGCGCGGCCGGGTCTCCGGCGCCGAGCTCAAGGACCGTCTCGACGGGACCGAGTTCGGTGTCGACGCGCGCGTCGTGCTCAACGCCACCGGCCCGTGGGTGGACCACCTGCGGCGCATGGAGGACAAGCACGCACTGCCGTCGATCCGCCTCTCCAAGGGCGCGCACATCGTCATGAAGCGCACGTCGCCGTGGAAGGCCGCCATGGCCACCCCGATCGACAAGTACCGCATCACCTTCGCCCTCCCCTGGGAGGACCAGCTGCTGCTCGGCACCACCGACGAGGTGTACGAGGGCGACCCGGGCGACGTGCGCGCCACCGAGTCCGACATCGAGCAGATCCTGGACGAGGCGGCCTTCTCGGTGAAGGACGCCGACCTGGACCGCTCCCTGATGACCTACGCCTTCGCGGGCCTGCGGGTGCTGCCCGGCGGCCCCGGCGGCGTGGAGAAGGCCAAGCGCGAGACGGTCGTCTCCGAGGGCGCCGGCGGCATGCTGTCGGTGGCCGGCGGCAAGTGGACCACCTACCGCCACATCGGCCGGGTGGTCATGGACAAGCTGGCCAAGCTCCCCGGCAGCCCGCTGACCGAGGACATGGAGCCGGTCAAGTCCCTGGTCCGCCGGATCGCGCTGCCCGGTGTCGCGAACCCGAACGCGGTCGCGCACCGGCTGCTCGTGGACCGCGAGCCCGGCACCCGGATGGACCCGCTGACCGCGCGCCACCTGGCCTCGCACTACGGTTCGCTGGCCTTCGACATCGCCCGCCTCGCCAACGAGGACCCGGCGCTGGCCGAGCGGATCCACCCGGACGGCCCGGAGATCTGGGCGCAGGTCGCCTACGCCCGGGACAACGAGTGGGCCGAGACGGTCGACGACGTGCTGCGGCGCCGTACCACGGTGACGATCCGCGGTCTGGACGACGCGGCCGTGCGGGCCCGCGTCGAGGAGATGCTGGGCGGCAAGGCATAG
- a CDS encoding PAC2 family protein produces the protein MIELEGVPELIDPVMVAAFEGWNDAGDAASGAVAHLDREWKGEVFAALDAEDYYDFQVNRPTVWLDNGVRKITWPTTRLSVVRIGGAKPRDLVLVRGIEPSMRWRSFCNEILGFAHELGVEMVVILGALLGDTPHTRPVPVSGVTSDADLARTMDLEETKYEGPTGIVGILQEACTHAGVPAVSLWAAVPHYVSQPPNPKATLALLNRLEDLIDLRIPLGELPEDARAWQLGVDQLAAEDSEVAEYVQTLEEARDTADLPEASGDAIAREFERYLRRRDPSAAAEPGDASYLRDPSGGLPRAPKRKPEVAGEEPPPPAASPPEDAPPEPGPPEA, from the coding sequence GTGATCGAGCTTGAGGGCGTGCCCGAGCTGATCGACCCGGTCATGGTGGCCGCGTTCGAGGGCTGGAACGACGCGGGTGACGCCGCCTCCGGGGCGGTCGCACACCTGGACCGGGAGTGGAAGGGCGAGGTCTTCGCGGCACTCGACGCCGAGGACTACTACGACTTCCAGGTCAACCGGCCGACGGTCTGGCTGGACAACGGGGTACGGAAGATCACCTGGCCGACGACCCGGCTGTCGGTGGTCCGGATCGGCGGCGCGAAGCCGCGCGACCTGGTGCTGGTGCGCGGGATCGAACCGTCCATGCGGTGGCGGTCGTTCTGCAACGAGATCCTCGGCTTCGCGCACGAACTGGGCGTGGAGATGGTGGTCATCCTGGGCGCGCTGCTCGGGGACACCCCGCACACCCGGCCGGTGCCGGTGAGCGGGGTCACCTCGGACGCGGACCTGGCGCGGACGATGGACCTGGAGGAGACGAAGTACGAGGGCCCGACGGGCATCGTGGGCATCCTCCAGGAGGCCTGTACGCACGCGGGCGTGCCGGCGGTGTCGCTGTGGGCGGCGGTGCCGCACTACGTGTCGCAGCCGCCCAACCCGAAGGCGACGCTGGCCCTGCTGAACCGGTTGGAGGACCTGATCGACCTGCGCATTCCGCTGGGCGAGCTGCCCGAGGACGCGCGGGCCTGGCAACTGGGCGTGGACCAACTGGCGGCCGAGGACAGCGAGGTGGCGGAGTACGTCCAGACGCTGGAGGAGGCGCGGGACACCGCCGACCTCCCCGAGGCGTCCGGCGACGCGATCGCACGGGAGTTCGAACGGTATCTGCGGCGGCGGGACCCGTCCGCCGCGGCCGAGCCGGGTGACGCCTCGTACCTGCGGGACCCGTCCGGCGGGCTGCCGCGCGCCCCGAAGCGCAAGCCGGAGGTCGCCGGGGAGGAGCCCCCGCCGCCGGCCGCGAGCCCGCCGGAGGACGCTCCGCCGGAGCCGGGGCCGCCGGAGGCCTAG
- a CDS encoding DUF3090 domain-containing protein: MPRQVFLYDPPDRFVAGTVGLPGRRTFFLQASSGPRVTSVSLEKTQVAALAERMDELLDEVVRRTGGNAPVPAVAPTEAADTAPLDVPVDEEFRVGTMALAWDGEEQRMIVEAQALVELEAGSDEDLAEAEERLLQDEENGPPMLRVRLSGAQARAFAKRALDVVNAGRPPCPLCSLPLDPEGHVCPRQNGYRRQA, translated from the coding sequence GTGCCCCGTCAGGTGTTCCTCTACGACCCGCCGGACCGCTTCGTGGCCGGCACGGTCGGTCTGCCGGGACGCCGTACGTTCTTCCTGCAGGCCTCCTCCGGTCCCCGGGTCACCAGCGTCTCCCTGGAGAAGACCCAGGTGGCGGCGCTGGCCGAGCGGATGGACGAGCTGCTGGACGAGGTCGTACGGCGCACCGGCGGCAACGCCCCGGTCCCGGCCGTGGCCCCGACCGAGGCGGCCGACACCGCGCCCCTGGACGTCCCGGTCGACGAGGAGTTCCGCGTCGGCACCATGGCCCTGGCCTGGGACGGCGAGGAGCAGCGGATGATCGTCGAGGCGCAGGCCCTGGTCGAGCTGGAGGCCGGCTCGGACGAGGACCTCGCCGAGGCGGAGGAGCGGCTGCTCCAGGACGAGGAGAACGGGCCGCCGATGCTGCGCGTGCGCCTCAGCGGCGCCCAGGCCCGGGCCTTCGCCAAGCGGGCCCTGGACGTGGTCAACGCGGGCCGCCCGCCGTGCCCCCTGTGCAGTCTGCCGCTGGACCCCGAGGGCCACGTCTGCCCCCGCCAGAACGGCTACCGGCGCCAGGCGTGA
- a CDS encoding LLM class F420-dependent oxidoreductase has translation MRLGINLGYWGAGMDADNLAVAQEADRLGYDVCWAAEAYGSDAPTVLAWVAAQTERIDVGSAILQIPARQPAMTAMTAATLDSLTKGRFRLGLGVSGPQVSEGWYGVTFDKPLARTREYVEIVRKAMTRERLSYEGEHWTLPLPGGPGKPLKLTVHPEREHIPLYIAAIGPKNLEQTGEIADGALLIFPAAAHLEATALTHIRAGRAKAGLTMDGFDVCPTVPLAVGEDVPALADMFRPYTALYVGGMGSRKQNFYNRLAQRMGYEKEAAEIQDKYLAGDKTGAAAAVPHSLIDSTTLLGPVERIADGMRAYAEAGVTTLTLAPAGFTREERLAALRAGTEALELAGLA, from the coding sequence ATGCGGCTCGGCATCAATCTCGGCTACTGGGGTGCGGGCATGGACGCCGACAACCTCGCCGTCGCCCAGGAGGCCGACCGCCTCGGCTACGACGTCTGCTGGGCCGCGGAGGCCTACGGCTCCGACGCCCCGACCGTGCTCGCCTGGGTCGCCGCCCAGACCGAGCGCATCGACGTCGGCTCGGCGATCCTCCAGATCCCGGCCCGCCAGCCCGCGATGACGGCCATGACGGCGGCCACCCTGGACTCCCTCACCAAGGGCCGCTTCCGGCTCGGCCTCGGCGTCTCCGGCCCGCAGGTCTCCGAGGGCTGGTACGGCGTCACGTTCGACAAGCCGCTCGCGCGGACCCGCGAGTACGTGGAGATCGTCCGCAAGGCGATGACCCGCGAGCGGCTCTCCTACGAGGGCGAGCACTGGACCCTGCCGCTGCCCGGCGGCCCGGGCAAGCCGCTCAAGCTCACCGTGCACCCCGAGCGCGAGCACATCCCGCTCTACATCGCCGCCATCGGGCCGAAGAACCTGGAGCAGACCGGCGAGATCGCCGACGGGGCCCTCCTCATCTTCCCGGCCGCCGCACACCTGGAGGCCACCGCGCTCACCCACATCCGGGCGGGCCGCGCGAAGGCCGGACTCACCATGGACGGCTTCGACGTCTGCCCCACCGTGCCGCTGGCCGTCGGTGAGGACGTGCCCGCGCTCGCCGACATGTTCCGCCCGTACACCGCGCTGTACGTCGGCGGCATGGGCAGCCGCAAGCAGAACTTCTACAACCGGCTGGCCCAGCGGATGGGCTACGAGAAGGAGGCCGCCGAGATCCAGGACAAGTACCTGGCCGGCGACAAGACCGGCGCGGCCGCGGCCGTCCCGCACTCGCTGATCGACTCGACCACCCTGCTCGGCCCCGTCGAGCGGATCGCCGACGGGATGCGGGCCTACGCGGAGGCCGGGGTCACCACCCTCACGCTGGCCCCGGCCGGCTTCACCCGCGAGGAGCGCCTCGCCGCGCTGCGCGCCGGCACCGAAGCCCTGGAGCTCGCCGGTCTCGCCTGA
- a CDS encoding aldo/keto reductase gives MEQRHLGRTGLRVSRIGLGTLTWGRDTGEEAAAAQMKTFWEAGGTLVDTADVYGGGEAEYLLGQLIGGLVPRRDLVIATKAGSVPDPDRRFDGSRGHLLAALDASLDRLGTDYVDLWQLHAFDPATPLEETLQALDLAVSSGRARYAGVAGFCGWQLAKAATWQLAAPGARTRIASAHMEYSLLQRGVEREVLPAALDLGIGLLPSSPLGRGVLTGKYRDGTPADSRAASASLAVLVEPYLDEASGRIVDAVVTAAQGLAVTPLQVALAWLRDRPGVVAPVVGARTAEQLAAALSVEALSLPEEICRALDDVSAPVHRYPDQDWSTL, from the coding sequence ATGGAGCAGAGGCATCTCGGCCGCACCGGACTGCGCGTCTCCCGGATCGGCCTCGGCACCCTGACCTGGGGCCGGGACACCGGCGAGGAAGCGGCCGCCGCGCAGATGAAGACCTTCTGGGAAGCGGGCGGCACGCTCGTCGACACCGCCGACGTGTACGGCGGCGGGGAGGCGGAGTACCTGCTCGGGCAGCTGATCGGCGGGCTCGTCCCCCGCCGGGACCTGGTGATCGCCACCAAGGCCGGGAGCGTCCCCGATCCGGACCGGCGCTTCGACGGCTCGCGCGGCCACCTGCTCGCGGCGCTCGACGCCTCGTTGGACCGGCTGGGCACCGACTACGTGGACCTGTGGCAGCTGCACGCCTTCGACCCGGCGACGCCCCTGGAGGAGACGCTGCAGGCGCTGGACCTGGCCGTCAGCAGCGGCCGGGCCCGGTACGCGGGGGTGGCGGGCTTCTGCGGCTGGCAGCTCGCGAAGGCGGCGACCTGGCAGCTCGCGGCCCCCGGTGCGCGCACCAGGATCGCGTCGGCGCACATGGAGTACTCGCTGCTCCAGCGGGGCGTGGAGCGGGAGGTCCTGCCGGCCGCCCTGGACCTCGGGATCGGCCTGCTGCCGTCCTCACCGCTGGGCCGCGGGGTGCTGACGGGCAAGTACCGGGACGGCACCCCGGCCGATTCCCGGGCGGCGTCGGCGTCCCTGGCCGTGCTGGTGGAGCCGTACCTGGACGAGGCGTCCGGGCGGATCGTGGACGCGGTGGTGACCGCGGCCCAGGGGCTCGCGGTGACCCCGCTCCAGGTCGCGCTGGCCTGGCTGCGGGACCGGCCGGGGGTGGTCGCACCGGTGGTCGGCGCGCGCACGGCGGAGCAGCTCGCGGCGGCGCTGTCGGTGGAGGCCCTTAGTCTTCCCGAGGAGATCTGCCGGGCGTTGGACGATGTTTCGGCGCCCGTGCACCGCTATCCCGACCAGGACTGGAGCACGCTGTGA
- a CDS encoding histidine phosphatase family protein gives MATLILVRHGRSTANTAGLLAGWTPGVALDERGAEQAAALPGRLAGVPLAAVVTSPLQRCRETLAPLLAARPELEPHTDERIGECHYGDWSGRKLSELSDEPLMKIVQQHPSAAAFPGGESMRAMQSRAVEAVREWNARIEEEHGPEAVFLMCSHGDIIKSVVADALGMHLDLFQRIHVDPCSVTAVRYTPTRPFVVRLGDTGDLGALAPRPASPDAGTSPAGDKGTEGAGNAVVGGGAGAA, from the coding sequence ATGGCCACGCTGATCCTCGTACGACACGGGCGGTCCACCGCCAACACCGCAGGGCTGCTCGCCGGATGGACGCCGGGAGTGGCGCTCGACGAGCGCGGCGCCGAGCAGGCCGCCGCGCTGCCCGGACGGCTGGCGGGGGTGCCGCTCGCCGCCGTCGTCACCAGCCCGCTCCAGCGCTGCCGGGAGACCCTCGCACCGCTGCTGGCGGCCCGGCCGGAGCTGGAGCCGCACACCGACGAGCGGATCGGCGAGTGCCACTACGGCGACTGGTCCGGCCGCAAGCTCTCCGAGCTCTCCGACGAACCCCTGATGAAGATCGTCCAGCAGCACCCCTCGGCCGCCGCCTTCCCCGGAGGCGAGTCCATGCGGGCGATGCAGTCCCGCGCCGTGGAAGCCGTCCGGGAGTGGAACGCGCGGATCGAGGAGGAGCACGGCCCCGAGGCCGTGTTCCTGATGTGCTCGCACGGCGACATCATCAAGTCCGTCGTGGCCGACGCTCTCGGCATGCACCTCGACCTCTTCCAGCGCATCCACGTCGACCCGTGCTCCGTCACCGCCGTCCGCTACACCCCGACCCGCCCCTTCGTCGTCCGCCTCGGCGACACCGGGGACCTCGGCGCGCTCGCCCCGCGCCCCGCCTCGCCGGACGCCGGGACCTCCCCGGCCGGGGACAAAGGCACCGAAGGCGCCGGGAACGCCGTCGTGGGGGGCGGCGCGGGCGCGGCGTGA
- the mshC gene encoding cysteine--1-D-myo-inosityl 2-amino-2-deoxy-alpha-D-glucopyranoside ligase, whose amino-acid sequence MHAWPASEVPALPGKGRDLKIHDTATRGTITLAPGPVARIYVCGITPYDATHIGHAATYNAFDLVQRVWLDTKRQVHYVQNVTDVDDPLLERAQRDGQDWTELAERETALFREDMTALRMLPPQHYIGAVEAIPGIVPLVERLRDAGAAYELDGDVYFSVESDPHFGGVSHLDAEAMRLLSAERGGDPDRPGKKNPLDPMLWMAARPGEPSWDGGSLGRGRPGWHIECVAIALDHLGMGFDIQGGGSDLAFPHHEMGASHAQALTGEFPMAKAYVHAGMVGLDGEKMSKSRGNLVFVSALRRAGVDPAAIRLALLSRHYRADWEWTDAVLAEAVARLERWRAAVSRPDGLPADALVEEVREALANDLDAPAALAAVDRWAELQLASGGDDASAPGLVSRTVDALLGVAL is encoded by the coding sequence ATGCATGCCTGGCCCGCTTCCGAGGTCCCCGCCCTGCCTGGCAAGGGCCGCGACCTCAAGATCCACGACACCGCGACCCGGGGGACGATCACCCTCGCCCCCGGTCCCGTCGCCCGTATCTACGTCTGCGGCATCACGCCGTACGACGCGACCCACATCGGTCACGCGGCGACCTACAACGCGTTCGACCTCGTACAGCGCGTGTGGCTCGACACCAAGCGGCAGGTTCACTACGTCCAGAACGTCACGGACGTGGACGACCCGCTCCTGGAGCGGGCCCAGCGCGACGGCCAGGACTGGACCGAACTGGCGGAGCGCGAGACCGCGCTCTTCCGCGAGGACATGACCGCCCTGCGCATGCTGCCGCCGCAGCACTACATCGGTGCCGTCGAGGCCATACCCGGCATCGTGCCGCTCGTCGAGCGGCTGCGGGACGCGGGGGCCGCGTACGAGCTGGACGGGGACGTCTACTTCTCCGTCGAGTCGGACCCCCACTTCGGCGGGGTCTCGCACCTCGACGCCGAGGCGATGCGGCTGCTGTCCGCCGAACGCGGCGGCGACCCGGACCGGCCGGGCAAGAAGAATCCGCTCGACCCGATGCTGTGGATGGCCGCCCGCCCGGGCGAGCCGAGCTGGGACGGCGGCTCGCTGGGCCGCGGCCGGCCCGGCTGGCACATCGAGTGCGTCGCCATCGCCCTGGACCACCTGGGCATGGGCTTCGACATCCAGGGCGGGGGCTCCGACCTGGCCTTCCCGCACCACGAGATGGGCGCCTCGCACGCGCAGGCGCTGACCGGCGAGTTCCCGATGGCCAAGGCGTACGTCCACGCCGGCATGGTGGGCCTGGACGGCGAGAAGATGTCGAAGTCCCGGGGCAACCTGGTCTTCGTGTCCGCGCTGCGGCGCGCCGGGGTCGACCCGGCGGCGATCCGCCTGGCCCTGCTGTCGCGGCACTACCGCGCCGACTGGGAGTGGACGGACGCCGTGCTCGCGGAGGCGGTGGCCCGCCTGGAGCGCTGGCGCGCGGCCGTGTCCCGGCCGGACGGGCTGCCCGCGGACGCCCTGGTCGAGGAGGTCCGCGAGGCCCTGGCGAACGACCTGGACGCCCCCGCCGCGCTCGCGGCCGTCGACCGCTGGGCGGAGCTCCAGCTGGCCTCGGGCGGAGACGACGCGTCGGCTCCGGGTCTGGTCTCCCGGACGGTGGACGCCCTGCTGGGCGTCGCCCTGTAG